One window from the genome of Pseudoliparis swirei isolate HS2019 ecotype Mariana Trench chromosome 24, NWPU_hadal_v1, whole genome shotgun sequence encodes:
- the nde1 gene encoding nuclear distribution protein nudE homolog 1 has translation MVEPTSHTFASLAEELGFWKEQSEAHQQRADEAQEELQEFQQMSREYEAELETELKQCEGRNKELLLNNNRLRVELENIKEKFEAQHSDAFRHISTLEENLAQTTAVRDHLQKYIRELEQSNDDLERTKRATIMSLEDFEQRMNHVIERNAFLESELDEKENLLESVQRLKDESRDLRQELAVRQKERRPSSSLGKDAADLPPIPVTPSKPISSFATPPPSSIRRGDGLTGTPLTTSARISALNIVGELLRKVGNLESKLASCRDFVYDTSVSRAALPAGPGSPCSPGLDRGSELQASSMSPPPQYESLVKRLEFGPAPPRGVSQGAQSPQGGVKILL, from the exons ATGGTGGAGCCAACGTCACACACGTTTGCATCCCTAGCAGAGGAGCTGGGCTTCTGGAAGGAGCAGTCAGAGGCTCATCAGCAGAG GGCTGATGAGGctcaggaggagctgcaggagttcCAGCAGATGAGCCGAGAGTACGAAGCGGAACTGGAAACGGAGCTGAAGCAGTGTGAGGGGCGAAACAAAGAGCTGCTTTTAAACAACAACCGACTACGCGTTGAACTGGAAAACATCAAG GAGAAATTTGAGGCTCAGCATTCTGACGCTTTTCGGCATATCTCTACCCTGGAGGAAAATCTGGCACAAACCACAGCAGTGAGAGATCACCTGCAGAAATACATCAGAGAGCTGGAGCAGTCCAACGATGACCTGGAGAGGACCAAAAG GGCTACCATCATGTCTCTGGAGGACTTTGAGCAGCGAATGAACCATGTCATTGAGAGGAATGCCTTTCTCGAAAGCGAGTTGGATGAGAAAGAGAACCTGCTCGAGTCCGTTCAGAGGTTAAAGGATGAATCCAGag ACCTTCGCCAGGAGCTGGCTGTCCGTCAGAAGGAGAGACGTCCGTCCAGCAGCCTCGGCAAAGACGCGGCAGATCTCCCACCCATCCCCGTCACGCCCTCCAAACCCATCAGCTCTTTTGCCACGCCCCCTCCTTCCAGTATCCGACGAG GCGATGGCCTAACAGGAACTCCACTCACGACGTCTGCTAGAATATCTGCACTCAACATTGTGGGGGAGCTGCTGCGAAAAGTTGGA AATCTGGAGTCAAAGTTGGCGTCCTGTCGAGACTTTGTCTACGACACGTCTGTCAGCAGAGCGGCCCTTCCAGCCGGCCCTGGTAGTCCCTGTAGTCCTGGTTTAGACCGAGGCTCTGAGCTCCAAGCCAGCAgcatgagccccccccctcagtACGAAAg TTTAGTGAAACGGTTAGAGTTTGGACCGGCTCCTCCGAGAGGCGTCTCCCAGGGTGCTCAGTCGCCTCAGGGTGGGGTCAAGATTCtgctatga
- the LOC130190480 gene encoding pannexin-1-like has product MAIAHLATEYVFSDFLLKDPTEAKYKGLRLELAVDKIVTFLTVGLPLFLISLAFAQEVSVGTQISCFAPTNFSWRQAAYVDSFCWAVLQQQSDSSPLCLHKFFPYILLFLAILMYIPALFWRFSAAPHLSPDLNFIMEELDRFYNRAIKFAKNLASLDSQGSPVDTQSALDVTEGCFKYPLVEQYLKTKRLSRGLVVKYLSCRGLTLLTLLLACIYLGYYILHASLTDEFPCDLRTGVLKNDTTVPSAVQCKLVAVGVFRLLSYINLVVYALLAPLVVYAALGPARQSSGFLRPYELLPGFGSLGVVTPFYNDLSIYLLFLEENLSELKSYKCLQVLELLQNAGDEGFDTMCLLRTLGQVKTDVIDSKKTCSRKTNKETKICEE; this is encoded by the exons ATGGCGATTGCCCACCTAGCCACCGAGTATGTTTTTTCCGATTTTTTGTTAAAAGACCCCACGGAGGCCAAGTACAAAGGGCTGCGTCTGGAGCTGGCGGTGGACAAAATAGTCACGTTCCTGACGGTGGGTCTGCCTTTGTTCCTCATCTCCCTCGCTTTTGCTCAAGAGGTGTCGGTCG GTACCCAGATCAGCTGCTTTGCTCCCACTAACTTCTCTTGGAGACAGGCGGCATATGTGGACTCGTTTTGTTGGGCAGTCCTACAGCAACAAAGTGACAGCTCACCACTATGTCTGCACAAG TTCTTCCCATACATCCTGCTCTTTCTGGCCATCCTCATGTACATCCCGGCCCTGTTCTGGCGTTTCTCTGCAGCGCCGCACCTCTCCCCTGACCTGAACTTCATCATGGAGGAGCTGGACCGCTTTTACAATCGTGCCATTAAATTTGCCAAAAATCTAGCATCCTTGGATAGCCAAGGTTCACCTGTGGACACCCAGAG TGCTTTGGATGTGACCGAGGGTTGCTTTAAGTACCCTTTAGTGGAGCAATACCTGAAGACCAAGCGCTTGTCTCGCGGCCTCGTGGTCAAGTACCTGTCATGTCGCGGCCTGACTCTGCTGACACTCCTGCTGGCCTGCATCTACCTCGGCTACTACATCCTACACGCCTCTCTCACCGACGAGTTTCCCTGCGACCTGCGTACAGGGGTGCTGAAGAACGACACCACGGTGCCGTCCGCCGTGCAGTGTAAGCTGGTGGCGGTGGGTGTTTTCAGGCTGCTCAGCTACATCAACTTGGTGGTGTATGCGCTTCTTGCTCCGCTGGTGGTGTACGCTGCTCTGGGACCAGCTCGCCAGAGCTCCGGCTTTCTCCGGCCCTACGAGCTGCTGCCAGGCTTCGGTTCTTTGGGCGTGGTCACGCCCTTCTACAACGACCTCAGTATCTACCTGTTATTCCTGGAGGAGAATCTGAGCGAACTCAAATCATATAAGTGTCTGCAG gtaCTTGAGTTGTTGCAAAATGCTGGTGACGAGGGCTTTGACACCATGTGTCTGCTGCGAACTCTGGGTCAGGTGAAGACCGATGTGATAGACAGTAAGAAGACGTGCTCACGCAAGACCAACAAAGAAACTAAGATATGCGAGGAATGA